A region of Deinococcus apachensis DSM 19763 DNA encodes the following proteins:
- a CDS encoding b(o/a)3-type cytochrome-c oxidase subunit 1 — protein MTTSPVHSPPRRASAPGIPAPSGAVRQAPPITDAAYLASLKKVTQFYVVTAFLALFVGVMIGPLQALNYGGINLYDNPVVKAILKSYYQGLSLHGVLNALVFTQFFISGWMLYLPVRDLGARINMRFAWFTYILMTAGLLMAAVPLLTNRATLLYTFYPPMEGDPLFYIGAAIMVGSSLLVVGQVVLTWWNWKRANPGQVTPLVTFMSVATWMMWSVASLGIVIEVVGMLIPWSLGLYRGVDPLLSKTLFWWTGHAIVYFWVLPAYISWYAFIPRHAGGRTVSEPITRLVFVIFLLNSTPVGIHHQYADPNISNVWKTIHMFLTFMIAVPSLLTAFSVTASLEGAARARGGRGLFGWMTRLPWGNAIFSAQVLAMISFIVGGAGGIVNASSSFSPVVHNTAWIPGHFHITVGTATTLSFMGIALWLIPHLTGKRLPSMRVASAAVWTWFVGMMVFALGMHWQGLYGVTRRAQVSATAQDVYRDMPIAIPTALTAISGIILLVSALLYFYMLFRMLLAGRVENGENTPIPYSEAISPAGENLATASPLVRATEPLLALWVLALVLVLLMYGPVLARLLSNLELVPGWRLY, from the coding sequence GTGACGACCTCCCCCGTTCATTCCCCGCCCCGCCGGGCCAGCGCCCCCGGCATCCCCGCCCCGTCCGGCGCCGTCCGGCAGGCCCCACCCATCACAGACGCCGCCTACCTCGCCAGTCTGAAGAAAGTCACCCAGTTCTACGTCGTGACGGCCTTCCTCGCCCTCTTCGTCGGGGTGATGATCGGGCCACTCCAGGCGCTGAACTACGGCGGCATCAATCTCTACGACAACCCGGTCGTCAAGGCCATTCTCAAGTCGTACTACCAGGGGCTCAGTCTTCACGGCGTCCTGAACGCCCTCGTGTTCACCCAGTTCTTCATCTCGGGCTGGATGCTGTACCTGCCCGTGCGGGACCTGGGCGCGCGCATCAACATGCGCTTCGCCTGGTTCACCTACATCCTGATGACGGCGGGGCTGCTGATGGCCGCCGTGCCGCTGCTCACCAACCGCGCCACGCTGCTGTACACCTTCTACCCGCCGATGGAGGGCGACCCCCTCTTCTACATCGGCGCCGCGATTATGGTGGGTTCCAGCCTGCTCGTGGTGGGGCAGGTCGTGCTGACGTGGTGGAACTGGAAGCGGGCGAACCCCGGCCAGGTCACGCCGCTGGTCACCTTCATGAGCGTCGCCACCTGGATGATGTGGTCGGTCGCCTCGCTGGGGATCGTGATCGAGGTCGTGGGGATGCTGATCCCCTGGTCGCTCGGGCTGTACCGGGGTGTGGACCCGCTGCTCTCCAAGACGCTGTTCTGGTGGACCGGACACGCCATCGTGTACTTCTGGGTGCTGCCCGCCTACATCTCGTGGTACGCCTTCATCCCCCGGCACGCGGGCGGGCGCACCGTGTCCGAGCCCATCACGCGGCTGGTCTTCGTGATTTTCCTGCTCAACTCCACTCCGGTCGGCATCCACCACCAGTACGCCGACCCCAACATCTCCAACGTGTGGAAGACGATCCACATGTTCCTGACGTTCATGATCGCCGTGCCCAGCCTGCTCACCGCCTTCTCGGTGACCGCCTCGCTGGAGGGCGCAGCGCGGGCGCGGGGCGGGCGGGGCCTCTTCGGTTGGATGACCCGGCTGCCGTGGGGCAACGCGATCTTCAGCGCGCAGGTGCTGGCGATGATTTCCTTCATTGTGGGCGGGGCGGGCGGCATCGTAAACGCCAGTTCCTCCTTCTCGCCGGTCGTGCACAACACGGCCTGGATTCCGGGGCACTTCCACATCACGGTGGGCACGGCGACCACGCTGAGCTTCATGGGGATCGCGCTGTGGCTGATCCCGCACCTGACGGGCAAGCGGCTGCCCAGCATGAGGGTCGCCTCGGCGGCGGTGTGGACGTGGTTCGTCGGCATGATGGTCTTCGCGCTGGGGATGCACTGGCAGGGGCTGTACGGGGTGACCCGCCGCGCCCAGGTCAGCGCGACCGCCCAGGACGTGTACCGTGACATGCCCATCGCCATCCCGACCGCCCTGACGGCGATCAGCGGGATCATCCTGCTCGTCAGCGCCCTGCTGTACTTCTACATGCTGTTCCGCATGCTGCTCGCGGGGCGGGTGGAGAACGGCGAGAACACGCCCATCCCCTACAGTGAGGCGATCAGCCCGGCCGGGGAGAATCTGGCGACCGCGAGCCCCCTGGTGCGCGCCACCGAACCGCTGCTGGCGCTGTGGGTGCTGGCGCTGGTCCTCGTGCTGCTGATGTATGGGCCGGTGCTGGCCCGCCTGCTCTCGAACCTCGAACTCGTCCCCGGCTGGAGGCTGTACTGA
- a CDS encoding c-type cytochrome has product MSQDRSFTRGEIAGALTFVVLAVAIGVSSYRVGLNISGGTGGAGMTASAAPAPVNGQALYASNCAGCHGAQAQGGIGPGLAETKAWADADFRQAVLHGQAPGVRTLSPVMPRFGDTGLGGEAPTDEQIDAIHAYVKGL; this is encoded by the coding sequence ATGAGCCAGGACCGTTCCTTCACCCGGGGCGAGATCGCCGGGGCGCTGACCTTCGTGGTGCTCGCCGTCGCCATCGGGGTGAGTTCGTACCGCGTGGGCCTGAACATCTCGGGGGGCACGGGCGGGGCCGGGATGACCGCCTCAGCCGCCCCGGCCCCGGTGAACGGGCAGGCCCTCTACGCCTCCAACTGCGCGGGCTGCCACGGGGCGCAGGCGCAGGGCGGCATAGGCCCAGGCCTGGCCGAGACCAAAGCCTGGGCCGACGCCGACTTCCGGCAGGCAGTGCTGCACGGCCAGGCCCCGGGGGTCCGCACGCTGTCGCCCGTCATGCCCCGCTTCGGGGACACGGGCCTGGGCGGCGAGGCCCCCACCGACGAGCAGATCGACGCGATTCACGCCTATGTGAAGGGGCTGTAG
- a CDS encoding DUF1990 family protein, protein MSRLLRLLTLPALALAAYALKGPPDPLRPSTPEDGVGPLTRRRYWVEVEGATSTPEEVADHWRNHLPDHAPKWLAWFRGLDHAVPPVRQGDRLWIRMLLIRRGYVVVEHINPLGFRVRTLRLHPDAGTSDFRVYPGEEPGHLILQIESLLRTNSQLDRLAYIFGVHAAQRRNWELTLNSVAGYSGGRIVSRGHESLEMPQVAHSYALPELPDAPVGLEPARS, encoded by the coding sequence ATGTCCCGACTGCTCCGCCTGCTTACCCTGCCCGCCCTGGCCCTGGCCGCCTACGCCCTGAAAGGCCCGCCCGACCCACTGCGCCCCTCCACCCCCGAGGACGGCGTGGGGCCGCTCACCCGCCGCCGCTACTGGGTCGAGGTCGAGGGCGCGACCAGCACGCCCGAGGAGGTCGCCGACCACTGGCGCAACCATCTGCCCGACCACGCCCCGAAGTGGCTCGCCTGGTTCCGGGGGCTGGACCATGCCGTGCCGCCCGTGAGGCAGGGGGACCGCCTGTGGATTCGGATGCTGCTCATCCGCCGGGGATACGTGGTCGTCGAACATATCAATCCCCTGGGCTTCCGGGTCCGCACCCTGAGGCTGCACCCCGACGCGGGCACCTCCGACTTCCGGGTCTACCCGGGGGAGGAGCCGGGCCACCTGATCCTCCAGATCGAGTCGCTGCTGCGGACCAACTCGCAACTCGACCGCCTGGCCTACATCTTCGGTGTCCACGCGGCGCAGCGGCGCAACTGGGAGCTGACGCTGAACAGCGTGGCGGGGTATAGCGGCGGGCGCATCGTCAGCCGGGGGCACGAGTCGCTGGAGATGCCGCAGGTCGCGCACTCCTACGCCCTGCCTGAGTTGCCCGACGCGCCCGTTGGGCTGGAGCCCGCCCGTTCCTGA